The following coding sequences lie in one Enterococcus sp. 9E7_DIV0242 genomic window:
- a CDS encoding D-2-hydroxyacid dehydrogenase, which yields MKIVVLDGYALNPGDISWQALRNMGDTVIYDRTSYTETNEIIERIGEAQAIFTNKTPITEEILAACPTVAYIGVLATGYNVVDIAAAQKRNIPVTNVPSYGTDAVAQFTFALLLEIVSQVGLHNQSVHQGDWQNSKDFTYWKSPLMELSGKTIGLVGYGTIAHVVAEIAHAFQLKVIYYNHRPKQPQAGWIRQVSLEELYQQADIISLHIPQMPETERMIDAAAISQMKDRVILINTSRGGLLDEAEVSEALNSGKIAALGADVVSKEPITSDNPLLQAKNCYLTPHIAWAPVETRERLMKIAMSNFQSFLNGAVQNRVNE from the coding sequence ATGAAAATTGTCGTATTAGATGGCTATGCGCTGAATCCCGGGGATATTAGTTGGCAAGCGCTACGTAATATGGGAGATACGGTAATCTATGATCGTACCTCATACACTGAAACAAATGAAATCATTGAACGAATCGGTGAAGCTCAGGCGATTTTTACCAACAAAACACCGATTACAGAGGAAATATTGGCGGCTTGTCCGACGGTTGCATACATTGGTGTTTTGGCTACAGGGTACAATGTTGTCGATATTGCAGCGGCCCAAAAAAGAAATATTCCGGTGACCAATGTTCCAAGCTACGGCACGGATGCTGTGGCACAATTTACTTTTGCGTTGCTTTTGGAAATTGTCAGTCAAGTAGGGCTTCATAATCAGTCGGTACATCAAGGGGACTGGCAAAACAGTAAGGATTTTACGTATTGGAAATCGCCCTTAATGGAGCTGTCAGGAAAAACGATAGGTTTGGTTGGGTATGGCACAATCGCTCATGTAGTTGCTGAGATTGCCCATGCGTTTCAGCTGAAGGTCATATACTATAATCATCGCCCAAAACAACCACAAGCAGGATGGATTCGACAGGTTTCTTTGGAAGAGCTCTATCAGCAGGCAGATATTATCAGCCTGCATATCCCACAGATGCCGGAGACAGAGCGAATGATCGATGCAGCAGCAATCAGCCAAATGAAGGATCGTGTGATTCTGATCAATACTTCACGTGGTGGACTTCTTGATGAAGCTGAGGTTTCAGAGGCATTGAATAGTGGCAAAATTGCCGCTTTAGGTGCGGACGTGGTTTCAAAGGAACCCATTACTTCAGATAATCCCTTATTGCAGGCGAAAAACTGTTATTTAACCCCTCATATTGCTTGGGCGCCGGTTGAAACCAGAGAACGACTGATGAAAATTGCAATGAGCAACTTCCAGAGCTTTTTGAATGGAGCAGTGCAAAATCGTGTGAACGAATAA
- a CDS encoding APC family permease, translating to MKNQLRKEISFFGALSTVMGTVIGAGVFFKAAAVVAHTQSAGLTVLVWLLAGFLTICGGLTVAELATAIPETGGPIRYIERIYGKLPSFLLGWAQSIIYFPANIAALSIIFATQLINLFHLAEGSLLPLSIVTAISITGINLLGTKAATTVQSFTLSIKLIPIALIIIVGLLTPGKVAVSFTTFSSGAGGSLAAGVSAALLATLFAYDGWLGVGNIAGEMKRPEKDLPRAIIFGLSFVTIVYVLINFVVLKTLPIDSIAGNLNSASEAAMAIFGDFGGKLVTIGILISVYGALNGYTMTGIRVPYAMALENELPFSKAFRRMTKRTNAPFVAAYVQLAIACVMMFFGTFDLLTDMLVFVMWFFSLLLFFGVILLRKREPSLTRPYKVPLYPIIPLIAMLGGGFILIMTMVTAPMLALVGIGITALGIPVFYYQKGKSE from the coding sequence GTGAAAAACCAGTTAAGAAAAGAAATTTCCTTTTTCGGTGCTCTTTCAACAGTGATGGGAACTGTGATCGGTGCCGGAGTATTTTTTAAAGCGGCTGCAGTAGTAGCGCATACGCAATCAGCTGGACTGACCGTATTAGTCTGGCTATTGGCAGGGTTCTTGACGATTTGCGGCGGGTTGACAGTTGCTGAGCTGGCAACAGCTATCCCGGAAACCGGGGGACCGATTCGTTACATAGAAAGAATTTATGGAAAACTGCCGTCCTTTTTATTAGGATGGGCGCAAAGTATCATTTATTTTCCAGCGAACATCGCTGCACTGAGTATTATTTTTGCTACACAGCTGATTAATTTATTTCATCTGGCAGAGGGTAGCCTATTGCCACTGTCTATTGTAACAGCAATAAGTATAACGGGAATTAACTTACTTGGAACAAAAGCAGCAACAACTGTTCAATCATTTACTTTATCGATCAAGCTGATTCCAATTGCTTTGATCATCATTGTCGGGTTGTTGACACCGGGAAAAGTTGCGGTTTCCTTTACTACTTTTTCTTCTGGTGCGGGTGGATCACTGGCAGCAGGAGTGAGTGCGGCATTATTGGCGACTCTTTTTGCTTACGATGGTTGGTTAGGTGTCGGAAATATCGCAGGTGAGATGAAACGTCCTGAAAAGGATTTACCTAGAGCCATTATCTTTGGATTGAGTTTTGTAACGATCGTGTATGTATTGATTAATTTTGTTGTATTGAAAACCTTGCCGATTGATTCAATTGCGGGCAATCTGAATAGTGCATCCGAAGCTGCTATGGCCATTTTTGGTGATTTTGGAGGAAAGCTTGTGACGATTGGTATCTTAATTTCTGTTTATGGCGCGCTAAATGGGTATACGATGACAGGAATTCGCGTACCCTATGCTATGGCATTAGAGAATGAGCTGCCATTCAGTAAAGCCTTTAGACGAATGACGAAGCGAACAAATGCGCCGTTTGTTGCTGCCTATGTTCAATTGGCAATTGCGTGTGTCATGATGTTCTTTGGTACTTTCGATTTGTTGACGGATATGTTGGTCTTTGTTATGTGGTTTTTTAGCCTGCTATTATTTTTTGGTGTAATTCTTCTGAGAAAAAGAGAACCAAGTTTGACACGTCCTTATAAAGTTCCGCTATATCCAATTATACCTTTGATCGCCATGTTGGGCGGTGGATTCATATTGATCATGACGATGGTTACTGCACCGATGTTGGCATTGGTCGGTATTGGAATTACAGCCTTGGGCATTCCTGTATTTTATTATCAGAAAGGAAAGAGTGAGTAG
- a CDS encoding response regulator transcription factor yields MRYKVMFVDDEYMILEGLKMIVDWSALGFDVVKTAKNATEALSYLENHEIDLLITDINMPEMSGIELVKQAQLEKQEFFTIILSGYQEFDFVKKGMQLGVKNYLVKPVNKEELKKSVLEIHTELEKRQQQKEQKEFYRETGLILWLNDELNDGEFQGLLKQFSTGTLPPYTPVVFNGEKEILEAIAERFVAKGQQMAVYGRFNEKQLILIYSGDRQPLLLMIRALEQHFSGEHWQLIVGETIEEWENLYKSYEKIKQVQSLQAFYPDLLPRERIIKVDTVNKEGELPFLSFNKALMIGDIKTIRQELDKIFDQLLAAQADPEQVKYISFLLFTDIYRQSPALSAEDYEAVIAEIRKGNTIVELRRLFDSILEKTKEQNNQKRYSETVQHAIDIINNEYTAEISLKSAAESLHLSVVYLGQIFKKETELSFNQYLNLVRIKKAQHLLLHTQQTINEISEAIGYNNTNYFSKMFKKLNGITPKEFRDTYREGYDSL; encoded by the coding sequence ATGCGATACAAAGTAATGTTTGTAGACGATGAATACATGATTTTAGAAGGCTTGAAAATGATTGTTGATTGGTCAGCGTTGGGCTTTGATGTAGTCAAAACAGCGAAAAATGCAACGGAGGCGCTGAGCTATCTTGAAAATCATGAAATTGATTTGCTGATTACGGACATCAACATGCCTGAAATGAGTGGCATTGAGTTGGTAAAACAGGCTCAGCTGGAAAAGCAGGAGTTTTTTACAATCATCTTGTCTGGCTATCAGGAGTTTGATTTTGTGAAAAAAGGGATGCAGTTAGGCGTGAAGAATTACTTAGTCAAGCCAGTCAATAAAGAAGAGCTGAAAAAAAGTGTTCTTGAGATACACACTGAGCTGGAAAAGCGTCAGCAGCAGAAGGAACAAAAGGAATTTTATAGAGAAACCGGGCTGATTCTATGGCTGAATGATGAGTTGAACGATGGTGAGTTTCAAGGGTTGTTGAAACAATTTTCAACGGGGACACTGCCACCATATACGCCTGTTGTTTTCAATGGGGAAAAGGAGATATTGGAAGCCATAGCAGAGCGTTTTGTGGCTAAGGGACAGCAGATGGCTGTGTATGGGAGATTTAATGAGAAGCAACTGATTCTCATATACAGTGGCGATCGTCAACCATTACTATTGATGATTCGAGCACTTGAGCAACATTTTTCAGGGGAGCATTGGCAGCTTATTGTAGGAGAAACCATCGAAGAATGGGAAAATCTATATAAAAGCTATGAAAAAATTAAACAGGTTCAGTCACTACAAGCTTTTTATCCGGATTTATTGCCACGTGAACGAATCATCAAGGTTGATACAGTCAATAAAGAAGGAGAGCTACCATTCCTTTCGTTTAATAAGGCTTTGATGATTGGGGATATCAAAACGATTCGTCAGGAGCTGGATAAAATTTTTGATCAGCTTTTGGCGGCACAGGCTGATCCGGAGCAGGTAAAATATATTTCTTTCTTGCTCTTTACTGACATTTATCGTCAATCTCCTGCTCTATCTGCGGAGGATTACGAAGCGGTTATTGCAGAAATTCGGAAAGGGAATACGATCGTCGAGCTACGACGTCTGTTTGACTCGATTTTGGAAAAGACGAAGGAACAGAACAACCAAAAACGATACTCGGAAACAGTGCAGCATGCCATTGATATCATCAATAATGAGTATACAGCAGAGATTTCATTGAAATCAGCAGCTGAGTCCTTGCATCTAAGTGTGGTCTATTTAGGTCAAATCTTTAAAAAGGAAACGGAGTTGAGCTTTAACCAGTATTTGAATCTCGTTCGAATCAAGAAAGCCCAACACTTGTTGCTTCACACGCAACAGACAATCAATGAAATTTCAGAAGCGATCGGATACAATAATACAAATTATTTCTCAAAAATGTTCAAAAAGCTGAATGGGATCACTCCAAAAGAGTTTCGCGATACATATAGAGAAGGGTATGATTCGCTATAG
- a CDS encoding sensor histidine kinase produces the protein MRARLAAFFKRDFLINQLMQLYSLLLVLVSVFIMLALSLYTGIERFHSSWQMVENTGVQLDNYTQEKSGLMTDILGEFTNSDRQFETLRNYLNLSPAEYFEYTNELYRTTGENIFVPTTLSRLFNAHGEIKEIAIRLEESDHYLKATRKQPQGVDVQGNSVSMDESLYLIRSIYSPGNLTQVVGQLFVAFDDSMVLGSQGQDNLQKGIDSFIYSSNGQRLYSNSAQMTKSELKKLDEKMQQGRAVPGFLEKDHYVKEVTIREDRTILVLLSKKIIWQEILSFAGMIFFFGFLVITLLLLVLHRTFKRYSSQVRNIVEATKQVSQGNFKEQIDTTNVQQELKEIAEAINQMTVSINDYIEDIYTLEIKQRDAHMRALQSQINPHFLYNTLEYIRMYALSRQQEELANVVYAFSALLRNNTTQEKTTTLQQELDFCEKYVYLYQMRYPDKIAYIVTIEERLKELIIPKFIIQPLVENYFVHGIDYGRNDNAISIKAYLIANKIHIQVSDNGKGMDAKKLHEIEEKLADREVELQNSIGLKNVHERLRGFYGDAYQIQIDSTLWQGVKVTIVLDEEVLKS, from the coding sequence ATGAGGGCTAGACTAGCGGCTTTTTTTAAAAGAGATTTTTTGATCAATCAGCTGATGCAGCTATACAGTTTATTGCTAGTTTTGGTATCTGTGTTCATCATGTTGGCGTTGAGCTTGTATACGGGGATCGAACGATTTCATAGCAGTTGGCAAATGGTAGAAAATACTGGGGTTCAGTTGGACAATTATACACAGGAAAAAAGCGGATTGATGACCGACATCTTAGGTGAATTTACAAACTCTGACAGGCAATTTGAGACATTGAGAAACTATCTGAATCTGAGTCCGGCAGAATATTTTGAGTATACGAACGAGCTTTACCGAACAACGGGGGAAAATATTTTTGTACCCACAACCTTGTCTCGCTTGTTCAATGCTCATGGAGAAATTAAAGAGATTGCTATCCGTCTGGAGGAAAGTGACCATTATCTAAAAGCAACTAGGAAACAGCCTCAAGGAGTTGACGTACAAGGCAACAGCGTTAGTATGGATGAAAGCCTATATCTGATTCGTTCGATTTACAGTCCGGGCAATTTGACGCAGGTTGTTGGGCAGCTGTTTGTCGCATTTGACGATTCAATGGTACTTGGCAGCCAAGGACAAGATAATTTGCAAAAAGGGATCGACAGCTTTATTTATTCCAGCAATGGTCAGCGGCTTTACAGCAATAGTGCTCAAATGACAAAATCAGAGTTGAAGAAGCTTGATGAAAAGATGCAGCAGGGCAGAGCGGTTCCAGGATTTTTAGAAAAGGATCACTATGTCAAAGAGGTGACAATTCGAGAGGACCGTACGATTCTAGTGTTACTTAGCAAAAAGATAATCTGGCAAGAGATTCTTTCATTTGCCGGAATGATCTTCTTTTTTGGGTTTCTGGTCATTACTTTATTGTTGCTGGTTTTGCATCGAACATTCAAACGTTACTCTTCTCAGGTACGGAATATTGTCGAGGCGACAAAGCAAGTCAGTCAAGGGAATTTCAAGGAGCAGATCGATACAACTAATGTGCAACAAGAGCTGAAAGAAATTGCTGAGGCAATCAATCAGATGACGGTGAGTATCAATGATTATATCGAGGATATCTATACCTTGGAGATCAAACAACGAGATGCCCACATGCGTGCATTGCAATCACAAATCAATCCTCATTTTCTTTACAATACCTTGGAGTACATTCGGATGTACGCATTGAGTCGTCAACAGGAAGAGCTGGCGAATGTGGTGTACGCCTTTTCTGCTTTATTGCGGAATAATACGACACAGGAAAAAACGACGACCTTGCAGCAGGAATTGGATTTCTGTGAAAAATATGTTTATCTGTACCAGATGCGTTATCCGGATAAAATTGCTTATATCGTGACGATCGAAGAGCGTTTGAAAGAGCTGATTATTCCTAAATTTATTATACAGCCTCTTGTTGAAAATTATTTTGTACATGGTATCGATTATGGAAGAAATGACAATGCCATCAGTATTAAGGCCTATCTGATTGCTAACAAAATTCACATTCAAGTGTCAGATAATGGAAAAGGGATGGATGCCAAAAAATTACATGAAATTGAAGAAAAGCTGGCTGATCGAGAAGTGGAGCTGCAAAATTCGATTGGGCTGAAAAATGTACATGAACGATTACGTGGATTTTACGGAGATGCCTATCAGATACAAATCGACTCTACGCTGTGGCAGGGAGTCAAGGTGACCATCGTATTGGATGAGGAGGTGTTGAAGTCTTGA
- a CDS encoding YesL family protein gives MISSGLDKGFSMIWAIVKLNLMFIAFTLLGGVVLGIGPALQTISDLIQENELNYRESTWRLGLQRWKVNFIKGNGHFYLFLASLALISYNLYLSTGIQGLLWLVIDFVLVFVGLLLFVYYLYLLINESTYELSLSNLLKLSFVSIFLNFGVFLKIIIGLVGIVLFTLSMKGLLLFGSFSLMLLWASFASRKNRELIDGKLTYEG, from the coding sequence ATGATCAGCTCTGGATTGGATAAGGGGTTTTCAATGATTTGGGCTATTGTAAAGCTTAATTTGATGTTTATTGCATTTACGCTTCTTGGTGGGGTAGTTTTAGGGATTGGACCTGCTCTTCAAACCATAAGTGATCTGATTCAGGAGAATGAATTGAACTATCGAGAATCTACCTGGAGATTAGGCTTGCAACGTTGGAAAGTCAACTTTATCAAAGGCAATGGTCATTTTTATTTATTTTTAGCATCACTTGCACTTATCAGCTACAACCTGTATCTTTCAACAGGGATTCAAGGCTTGCTTTGGCTGGTCATCGATTTTGTTTTGGTTTTTGTTGGTTTATTGCTATTTGTTTACTATTTATATTTGCTGATCAATGAATCGACCTATGAGCTGAGTCTGTCTAATCTGCTGAAGCTTTCCTTTGTCAGTATTTTTCTGAACTTTGGCGTGTTTCTTAAAATTATTATTGGATTGGTGGGTATTGTCCTATTTACCCTTAGTATGAAAGGCTTGCTCTTATTTGGCAGCTTTAGCCTGATGCTTCTTTGGGCATCCTTTGCCAGTCGAAAAAATCGTGAACTGATTGATGGAAAGCTGACTTATGAGGGCTAG
- a CDS encoding ABC transporter substrate-binding protein, with protein sequence MKTWKKTVAFAGAAALTIGLAACGSNDSSTSSSGSDSDGVTTLLMYQVGDKPENYDKLMEIANKRIEEEINAKIDLQYISWGDWNQKMSTIIASGENYDLSFASDYVANAQKGAYADLTELAPKYAKEAYEQLDEAYIKGNTIDGKLYGFPVNGNIYAQQMLTFNKQYLDKYNIDISSINSYADAEKALTTFHENEPNIPAFAIGQTFEMSGDFDYVIGKEYPFAVKLDGDSTKIVNQYADKDQMAKFKLMHKWYTAGLIPTDAATNTTGFPLEGNTWFMREETQGPMDYGDTILTNAAGQELVSRPITTPLKSTAQAQMANFVISNVSKNKEKAMELLGLLNSDPELLNGLVYGVEGEAWEKIDGEDGKIKLLDGYKPNNHMAAWNTGNNLILYTQDTITDEMIKERDENIAASKASPILGFNFKTDSVKTEITNIANVMNRYKSSLATGTIDPEVNIPKLLEDLKTAGWDKVGDEMQKQFDEFREANE encoded by the coding sequence ATGAAAACGTGGAAAAAGACAGTAGCTTTTGCAGGTGCAGCAGCACTGACGATTGGCCTTGCGGCTTGTGGATCAAATGACAGCAGTACAAGTAGTTCAGGTTCTGATTCGGATGGTGTAACAACATTATTGATGTACCAAGTAGGAGACAAACCTGAGAATTATGACAAGCTGATGGAAATTGCCAATAAACGAATCGAAGAAGAAATCAATGCGAAGATTGATTTGCAATACATCAGTTGGGGCGATTGGAATCAAAAGATGAGCACGATCATTGCTTCCGGCGAAAATTATGACTTATCCTTTGCTTCTGATTATGTGGCGAATGCACAAAAAGGAGCATACGCTGATCTGACAGAGCTGGCTCCGAAATACGCGAAAGAAGCATATGAGCAATTAGATGAAGCTTATATCAAAGGAAATACGATTGACGGAAAGCTTTACGGTTTTCCTGTGAATGGCAACATCTATGCACAACAAATGCTGACTTTCAACAAGCAGTATCTGGATAAATACAATATCGATATCAGCTCGATCAATTCTTATGCAGATGCAGAAAAAGCACTGACGACCTTCCATGAAAATGAACCGAATATTCCGGCGTTTGCCATTGGACAGACCTTTGAAATGTCTGGAGATTTCGATTACGTTATCGGAAAAGAATACCCATTTGCTGTGAAGCTGGATGGTGACTCGACTAAAATCGTCAATCAATACGCAGACAAAGATCAAATGGCGAAATTTAAACTGATGCATAAATGGTATACAGCAGGGTTGATTCCGACAGATGCAGCGACGAATACAACTGGTTTTCCTTTAGAAGGAAACACATGGTTCATGCGTGAAGAAACACAAGGTCCTATGGATTACGGCGATACGATTTTAACCAATGCTGCTGGTCAGGAGCTCGTTTCACGCCCGATTACTACGCCACTGAAATCAACAGCGCAAGCACAAATGGCCAATTTTGTTATCTCAAATGTTTCTAAAAACAAAGAAAAAGCAATGGAGCTTCTTGGTTTGCTGAACAGTGATCCAGAGTTGCTGAACGGGTTGGTCTATGGCGTTGAAGGAGAAGCGTGGGAGAAAATTGACGGTGAAGATGGAAAAATCAAGTTATTGGATGGCTACAAACCAAACAATCATATGGCTGCATGGAATACAGGAAACAACCTGATTCTTTATACACAAGATACGATCACGGATGAAATGATCAAAGAACGTGATGAAAACATTGCAGCTTCTAAAGCTTCTCCAATTTTAGGCTTCAACTTTAAGACGGATAGTGTGAAGACTGAGATTACAAATATTGCGAATGTGATGAATCGTTATAAATCTAGTTTGGCAACAGGAACGATCGATCCTGAAGTGAATATTCCTAAACTGTTGGAAGATTTGAAAACAGCTGGTTGGGATAAAGTGGGCGATGAAATGCAGAAGCAGTTTGATGAATTTCGTGAAGCAAACGAATAG